A single region of the Saprospiraceae bacterium genome encodes:
- a CDS encoding HYR domain-containing protein, with product MKHFNRNLAQGRSSLVTAFFRWGAGKKAGVLLLTFFAMIPLFSQDCDLACNGSIEAPIQLSIGTDCMANFDFDAILEAPQVCPGTKSLVVRNEMNILVSDGMNEVAFDASPYLDKILSVTVTDVATGVFCVGFIHIIDKLDPVISNCEDVTVNCIDNTTPEGTGFPQGKDNCSSDLQMTFTDEVLDGNCTSGLMKMIQRTWTVKDDFENTATCVQTITVERPNVQDVAFPPNINLSCDNPNADGEITGVPTYGGQPISTSNECGLVVKMTADTAYICGEFEYQIHRSWLVTDVCSGFESTDLQIIHVKDTTPPEITCPADFTVTTEGGDCIATLSLPEPTMVDNCDPGVTFEVSTSFGAVGLGPHPFVPAGMHTIQYIATDACDNSSKCTMTVNVLDSDEPFAVCENFTIISIPSGGVAMVLANTFDDGSFDNCQDEIFFKARRMNLGGCDAINGDDSSVIEGYQEWFDDRVFFCCNEAEGGDIQVIMRVYEIDPGPGPVDPQREITGGDLHRHYSECMVMVQIQDKIPPRFLTCPETVTIECKDDYSDLSIFGTPHVEDNCGYTLDSTAIVAINDCGIGSIIRTWEASDAVGNTANCRQEILVINSNPLTEEEIVWPDDFTTDICGSSIDPEDLPDGHNEPQIIGDHCGIISFNYHDQVFDVAQPACYKVLRTWTVLDWCRYDPDNPNSEGKFQSIQIVKVVDKVAPVITCPPAVTVSVSDDCATGEAELGLASAADCSTGILITNNSPYANNNGPNASGNYPLGITTVTYTAADRCGNTASCQVNITVADNEPPQPLCIVGLSSSIYEEEGELMTRLNAKSFDAGAKDNCTPSAQLKFTIRRNGSGDMTTPQTPEIIFTCEDLGTQLVELWVTDALGNSNYCLTYVDIQDNNRLCPQSNTSSGAILAGGITTEDGEYVENVNINVSGGGHFQMLTEDNGHYLFPDIPFGEDYTVVPVRNDDLLNGVTTIDLVLISKHILNSQKLDSPYKLIAADVDRSGHISTLDLIRLRRLILHIDEEFPNGNKSWRFVDADYRFPDPKNPFIAYFPEIFNINDLDYDEMHADFIGVKVGDVNQSTRPNNLVGIEDRSTLGEMLLQTISQTVREGETFSVHFTAKDMRDMLGFQFTLQFNTDFLEFVHLKEGSIPDMGEDNFGMKYLEQGFITSSWNELEPVKISDKETLFTLEFRAKAAGKIDDWLAMSSRLTIPEAYTKDGDQRNLRLEFISSDLGKEQFELHQNKPNPFDNQTTISFNMPQYDIARLSIYDMAGKVIFEQEELFQQGYNEIVVRRDQLPSTGIFYYSVETANKKETKKMILLD from the coding sequence ATGAAACACTTTAATCGCAATTTAGCACAGGGGAGGAGCAGTCTAGTAACTGCGTTTTTCCGCTGGGGTGCAGGGAAAAAAGCGGGGGTGCTACTCCTTACCTTTTTTGCTATGATCCCTTTGTTTAGCCAGGATTGTGACCTCGCTTGCAATGGATCAATTGAAGCTCCCATCCAATTATCAATCGGAACAGATTGTATGGCTAATTTTGATTTTGATGCCATACTCGAAGCGCCACAGGTATGCCCAGGTACCAAATCACTGGTGGTTAGAAATGAGATGAATATACTGGTGAGCGATGGCATGAATGAAGTCGCTTTTGATGCATCCCCCTACCTTGATAAAATATTGAGTGTCACCGTTACAGATGTAGCAACGGGTGTTTTTTGTGTTGGATTTATCCATATTATTGACAAATTAGACCCCGTCATAAGTAATTGCGAAGATGTAACGGTAAATTGTATTGATAATACGACACCAGAAGGAACGGGCTTTCCTCAAGGGAAAGACAACTGTAGCAGTGACCTGCAGATGACCTTTACAGATGAAGTGTTGGATGGAAACTGCACCTCCGGATTGATGAAAATGATCCAAAGAACCTGGACGGTTAAGGATGATTTCGAAAATACGGCTACTTGTGTACAAACCATCACGGTTGAACGTCCTAATGTACAGGATGTCGCCTTTCCACCCAATATTAACCTTAGTTGCGATAACCCTAATGCAGATGGAGAAATAACCGGCGTACCTACTTATGGTGGCCAACCCATCAGTACCAGTAATGAATGTGGGTTAGTTGTAAAAATGACAGCTGACACAGCCTATATCTGCGGGGAGTTTGAATACCAAATTCACCGGTCCTGGTTGGTAACCGATGTATGTTCAGGCTTTGAAAGTACCGATTTGCAGATCATTCATGTTAAAGATACTACTCCGCCCGAAATTACCTGTCCGGCAGATTTTACGGTAACGACGGAAGGCGGTGATTGTATTGCCACCCTTAGCTTACCCGAACCTACCATGGTAGATAATTGCGATCCTGGGGTGACTTTTGAAGTGAGCACTTCCTTTGGCGCAGTAGGCCTTGGACCCCACCCATTTGTCCCTGCTGGGATGCATACAATACAGTATATCGCCACAGATGCTTGCGACAATTCCTCTAAATGCACGATGACCGTCAATGTATTAGACAGTGATGAGCCCTTTGCGGTGTGCGAAAATTTCACCATCATATCAATCCCTTCCGGAGGAGTGGCGATGGTATTGGCTAACACCTTTGACGATGGCAGTTTTGATAATTGTCAAGATGAAATCTTTTTCAAAGCCAGAAGAATGAACCTGGGCGGATGTGATGCCATCAACGGCGATGACTCCAGTGTAATTGAAGGCTACCAGGAGTGGTTTGATGACCGGGTATTCTTCTGTTGTAATGAGGCAGAAGGAGGGGACATCCAAGTGATTATGCGCGTCTATGAAATAGATCCGGGGCCAGGACCTGTCGACCCTCAAAGAGAAATAACGGGAGGAGACCTACATCGCCACTACTCAGAATGCATGGTAATGGTGCAAATACAGGACAAAATTCCGCCTCGGTTTTTAACTTGTCCCGAAACGGTGACCATAGAATGTAAGGATGACTATTCGGACCTCAGCATATTTGGTACGCCACATGTAGAAGACAATTGTGGCTATACGCTAGATTCTACAGCTATTGTAGCGATCAATGATTGTGGAATAGGGAGTATTATCAGAACATGGGAGGCTTCGGATGCCGTAGGGAATACAGCGAATTGCCGACAGGAGATCTTGGTGATCAATTCCAATCCATTAACGGAGGAGGAGATCGTTTGGCCAGACGATTTTACAACAGATATTTGTGGTTCAAGTATTGACCCAGAGGACCTCCCCGATGGCCATAACGAACCTCAAATAATAGGCGATCACTGTGGGATTATTAGTTTTAATTACCACGATCAGGTATTTGATGTAGCCCAACCGGCTTGTTATAAAGTACTGCGAACCTGGACGGTGCTAGATTGGTGTCGGTATGATCCCGATAACCCCAATAGCGAAGGTAAATTCCAGAGTATTCAAATTGTAAAAGTGGTAGATAAAGTAGCCCCGGTTATTACCTGCCCACCTGCTGTAACTGTTAGTGTATCAGATGATTGTGCTACAGGGGAAGCTGAACTTGGGTTGGCCAGCGCAGCTGATTGCAGTACAGGCATTTTGATAACCAATAATTCGCCATATGCCAATAACAATGGCCCCAATGCTAGCGGAAATTATCCCCTGGGCATCACTACCGTAACCTACACGGCAGCTGACCGTTGCGGGAACACGGCCTCCTGCCAGGTGAATATTACTGTGGCAGATAATGAACCGCCGCAACCGCTCTGCATTGTAGGTTTGTCTTCTTCCATTTATGAAGAAGAAGGTGAATTAATGACCCGTCTGAATGCCAAATCTTTTGATGCTGGCGCCAAGGATAATTGCACGCCTTCTGCGCAATTGAAATTCACTATACGTCGCAATGGTTCGGGTGATATGACAACACCACAGACCCCAGAAATCATTTTTACTTGTGAGGACCTCGGTACCCAACTCGTCGAACTTTGGGTGACGGATGCACTTGGCAATAGCAACTATTGCCTTACCTATGTGGATATCCAAGACAACAATAGGCTTTGCCCACAAAGTAACACGAGTTCCGGCGCTATTCTGGCAGGAGGAATAACGACGGAAGATGGAGAATACGTAGAAAATGTCAATATCAATGTTTCAGGTGGTGGCCATTTCCAAATGTTGACGGAAGACAATGGGCACTATTTATTCCCTGATATTCCTTTTGGCGAGGATTATACCGTCGTGCCCGTCCGGAATGACGATTTATTAAATGGGGTAACCACCATTGATCTGGTCCTGATCTCCAAGCATATTCTCAATAGCCAGAAACTGGATTCTCCCTATAAACTCATAGCGGCGGATGTTGATCGCTCAGGGCATATCTCAACTTTGGATTTAATCCGGCTACGACGTTTGATTTTGCACATAGACGAGGAATTTCCTAATGGCAATAAGTCCTGGCGATTTGTTGATGCGGATTATCGGTTCCCTGATCCAAAGAATCCATTTATTGCCTATTTTCCTGAGATTTTTAATATCAATGATTTGGATTATGATGAAATGCATGCCGATTTTATTGGTGTCAAAGTGGGAGATGTGAATCAATCAACACGGCCCAATAACCTGGTAGGCATTGAAGATCGAAGTACCCTGGGAGAAATGTTGTTGCAGACGATTAGCCAAACCGTTCGTGAGGGCGAAACCTTTAGTGTTCATTTTACGGCCAAAGATATGCGCGACATGTTGGGCTTTCAATTTACCCTGCAATTCAATACCGATTTTCTCGAATTTGTTCATTTAAAAGAAGGAAGCATTCCCGACATGGGAGAAGATAACTTTGGTATGAAATACCTGGAACAAGGTTTTATCACCAGTAGTTGGAATGAACTTGAGCCAGTAAAGATCAGTGACAAAGAGACTTTATTCACCCTGGAATTCAGGGCTAAAGCCGCCGGAAAAATAGACGATTGGTTGGCTATGAGTTCCCGTTTGACCATACCCGAAGCCTATACCAAGGATGGCGACCAACGCAACCTCCGCCTGGAATTTATAAGCTCAGATCTAGGAAAAGAACAATTTGAGTTGCATCAAAATAAGCCTAATCCGTTTGATAACCAAACGACTATATCCTTTAATATGCCGCAATATGATATAGCAAGGTTGAGTATCTATGATATGGCGGGGAAAGTCATATTTGAACAGGAGGAACTTTTCCAACAGGGTTATAACGAGATTGTCGTTCGAAGAGATCAATTGCCTTCCACTGGTATTTTTTATTACAGTGTAGAAACGGCAAATAAAAAGGAAACAAAGAAAATGATTCTTTTAGATTAA
- a CDS encoding PorP/SprF family type IX secretion system membrane protein has translation MKKITLLLSFLVFTTALVAQYEAIFNHYNLSNGSRNLINPAAAGFDAVSQLQFNLRAQWTGFEDAPKTYGALFNAPIGKAFGLGLGIYSEQAAQLANLRIFLNYAFRFQLSEDFKVSAGFSTEFQQMTLNSDVLNKPLLQLGDDLVDEFLSGKGIFDAAIGFYGTFRENTFGGLSLNNLVRNKLDEMVASPQQSTSIFQYYTFILGHKFDLYDLNFSLEPSLAIRQIFSTPASMVDINLKAGFLEDQLIAGLSYRTGTSIAALGILLGTKLSGFNLYYSYDVSFARFQDYSVGSHEVTVAFIFEGKDQ, from the coding sequence ATGAAAAAAATAACTTTACTCCTATCATTTTTAGTTTTTACGACAGCACTTGTCGCTCAATATGAAGCCATTTTCAACCATTATAACCTTAGCAATGGTAGCCGTAACCTCATTAACCCAGCTGCTGCGGGGTTCGATGCAGTTTCTCAGCTCCAATTTAATCTGAGAGCTCAATGGACCGGCTTTGAAGATGCACCTAAAACTTATGGTGCACTTTTTAATGCTCCTATTGGAAAGGCCTTTGGCTTGGGCCTAGGTATTTACTCAGAACAAGCGGCCCAATTGGCTAATTTGCGAATTTTTCTTAACTACGCTTTTCGCTTTCAGCTTAGCGAAGACTTTAAGGTCTCCGCTGGTTTTTCAACTGAATTTCAGCAAATGACCTTGAATAGCGATGTGCTGAACAAACCGCTATTACAATTGGGCGATGACTTGGTTGATGAATTCCTCAGTGGTAAAGGTATTTTTGATGCTGCAATAGGGTTTTATGGTACTTTTCGTGAAAATACCTTTGGTGGCTTGAGTCTAAATAACCTCGTCCGAAACAAATTGGATGAAATGGTTGCTTCTCCACAACAATCTACCTCCATCTTTCAATATTATACCTTTATTCTAGGGCATAAATTTGACTTGTACGACCTCAATTTTAGCTTGGAGCCATCACTGGCAATTCGTCAGATCTTTAGCACCCCAGCATCAATGGTTGACATCAATTTGAAAGCGGGTTTCTTAGAAGATCAACTCATTGCAGGACTCTCTTATCGAACAGGGACATCTATTGCAGCGCTTGGTATTCTGCTCGGAACCAAGTTGTCTGGCTTTAACCTATATTATTCTTATGATGTCTCTTTCGCACGTTTCCAGGACTATAGCGTAGGTTCTCATGAAGTGACAGTGGCTTTTATCTTTGAGGGTAAGGATCAATAA
- a CDS encoding DUF1449 family protein codes for MQELLQAAFSLNNIVFTVLLGMVLLYWLSVFLGLLDMGSFDVDLEVDADLDVDADIAGGNLAGVLHFFNFGKLPFMIVMSFLILSMWVISILLNHYFGYGSLGFALLMFFPNLAASLLITKVVTSPFVPVFESLDGTEDPIDYIGQVCTLTLSAAPNDLGQAELLVNGSNLLVNVMADNQLINKGEKALIIQENKEKSYFIIQKIDD; via the coding sequence ATGCAAGAATTACTTCAAGCTGCTTTTAGCTTAAATAACATTGTGTTTACAGTGCTACTAGGCATGGTGTTGCTCTATTGGCTTAGTGTGTTTTTAGGCTTGTTGGACATGGGGTCATTTGATGTAGACCTTGAGGTGGATGCGGACCTCGATGTAGATGCCGATATCGCAGGGGGGAATTTAGCAGGAGTATTACACTTTTTTAATTTTGGCAAGCTCCCTTTTATGATCGTCATGTCTTTTTTAATACTGAGTATGTGGGTGATCTCTATTTTACTCAATCATTATTTCGGATATGGATCCTTGGGATTTGCTTTACTGATGTTCTTCCCCAACCTGGCGGCCAGTTTGCTCATTACAAAGGTAGTGACCAGCCCCTTTGTACCTGTATTTGAAAGCCTGGATGGTACAGAAGACCCCATTGATTATATTGGACAGGTTTGTACTTTGACTTTATCTGCGGCACCAAATGACCTCGGCCAGGCCGAGTTACTCGTGAATGGTAGTAACTTGCTGGTGAATGTCATGGCAGATAATCAATTGATTAACAAGGGCGAAAAAGCCCTGATTATACAAGAGAATAAAGAGAAATCGTATTTCATTATTCAAAAAATAGATGATTAA
- a CDS encoding cohesin domain-containing protein yields MMDRIFTRLFAGLLLLIPISISANPTIGRTNDLEGFTITLEDFDANQGDQICLDASVSGFMNILGMQFSINYDPAILQFNNISNTNLTGLSPNSFGNPSAGNITMSWSDPNAVGLTLADGTVVFEVCFTVVGTAGTTVTFSDTPTPTEIVDGTLTVIGFTGQESAVTVNGNSPGGGGGGGGGNTGITLTIEDIAANQGDQVCLDVTASNFTNILSLQNSISYDPAVLQFSSISNTNLAGLSANSFGNPSAGKITMSWADPNNTGLSVADGTVLFEICFNVIGTTSTTVVDFSNTPTPIKVVNGAQTEIGLTSNSGTVTVTGNNGGGGGGGGNENPNFTGFGLAIEDVSANQGDQICLDVVAYNFNSILGMQYTISYDQSKLQFSSIANTNLAGLSANSFGNPTPGKITLSWSDPNAVGVSVADGTVIYEVCFNVLGTTSTTVTFTSSPTIIEIIDSGLNEISFEKNDGVVTLNGGGGGGGGGGNTGPSFTGFGVVIEDTAANQGDKVCLDVTAYDFVNILGTQFTINYDPGRLQFVEIANPNLVGLSSGAFGNPSPGNLTFSWSDPNAVGVTVPDETVIFQICFNVLGNNTSTTVSISGTPTGIEIIDSGLNEVPFNYDSGTVTISDNGSGPGFEGFGIIVGDKSLQEGDSFCVPVSVQEFVGILGMQFTISYNATELQLDQITGFNLNGLAAASFNSSTPGTIRFTWDDPNATGVTLNPADDPNTIFELCFTVIGTNSSQICIVDTPVAVEITASDLTVITPTLICGNILVGEDPPPTVTATITGVSCPGENNGSIALQVSGVGPNYSYQWSIPGLGNANTASGLSAGNVTVTVTDNGTNLQTIETFTVPSPAAMNITPTIKHASCSDATDGSISLAVTGGTGPFTYNWSPTGTNTSQNTGLASGVYNVTVTDRNSCVTTAGPFIVESPSAINISVISVQNVQCASDQTGAIAIAVNGGTPPYSINWNGNLPDNTTTQSGLSAGSYSVVVSDANNCSKSLNNINILSAFDPIVISLSLTPIPNTAGGTGSINASISGGTGPGTYGFSWTGPGGFTSASEDLNNLTGKGEYCLQVTDNNNCVETICVNLGNLLEITSFNIVKACENTCNGAVNISTVGGLTGGSATFAWQRVGENPVISSVEDLTNVCAGTYRVTIVKDGQEVTGTFEVTNFELDIQATTTPSTNNTNGTISINISGGNSGYSIVWDNGDTGPNANELPAGEICATITSNANGCATQECFIIPSLPFTLSGMNVTETTCSGRADGLIAIVVVGGIQPYSLSVAGRPALSQTNAAGTFNLVGLASGSYNITVKDALGSELTPVAVVPDVAPIAVDWEVVNDTEDPGGSGSITLDIAGGRAPYSIGWNIPVNGPQPIQLACGTYTPIIEDANGCVKDGIEIEVLCFTEEATTANVSCPGDTDGSLSIALTGAAPYQFKWKNLSTNENFEAGENLTDLAAGNYSATITDNSGAVLIRTYVIGTQSGLRFNTLETVSSFNGFAVSCNYASDGVLRAVGGGNQGPLSYEWLNEDGAVVSSASTFNSASPGVYTIRVFDDVCVLEETIEANAPAPLAVEAINLKGISCADEFDGQINVLASGGISPYIYRWSSNDFGDEARFLGAGDYTVTVTDKNNCVDASTFTIAEPAPLEVVVETEPETENCNGAARAIVTGGTEPYSYNWIKPAGLNTAQIAGLCNGTYFVEVTDANGCTSAQGEVAGVVKDKRFPCFEDRVVLTPDGDGLNDALIIFCSDEYPQNHIEIYNRWGQLVYEEDNYDCTELGGMNCFAGETIRGEALPEGAYYWVLQYVDTNGDNIQMKGSLTILRE; encoded by the coding sequence ATGATGGATAGGATTTTTACACGCCTATTTGCCGGGCTCCTTTTGCTTATTCCAATAAGCATTTCGGCAAACCCTACCATTGGTAGGACTAATGATCTTGAAGGATTTACGATAACTTTAGAGGATTTTGATGCAAATCAAGGCGATCAAATCTGCTTAGACGCTAGCGTCAGCGGATTTATGAATATCCTTGGTATGCAATTCTCTATTAATTATGACCCTGCAATTCTTCAATTTAACAACATTTCCAATACGAACCTTACGGGCCTAAGCCCTAACTCCTTTGGAAACCCCTCTGCGGGCAACATTACCATGTCATGGTCTGATCCTAATGCAGTGGGCCTTACGCTCGCTGATGGCACGGTAGTTTTTGAAGTTTGCTTCACCGTAGTGGGCACTGCCGGTACTACGGTCACTTTTTCCGACACGCCTACGCCAACTGAAATTGTTGACGGTACCTTAACTGTTATTGGTTTCACTGGCCAAGAATCAGCGGTAACGGTTAATGGCAATTCACCAGGTGGTGGTGGCGGCGGCGGCGGTGGTAACACCGGAATTACCCTGACAATCGAAGACATAGCAGCCAATCAGGGCGACCAGGTCTGTCTTGATGTGACGGCTTCTAATTTTACGAATATTCTGAGCTTACAAAATTCCATTAGCTATGACCCCGCAGTTTTACAGTTTAGCTCCATTTCAAACACTAACCTTGCAGGCTTAAGTGCTAACTCGTTTGGAAACCCTTCGGCAGGCAAAATTACGATGTCCTGGGCTGATCCGAATAACACTGGGCTGTCAGTGGCAGATGGGACCGTCCTTTTTGAAATCTGTTTTAATGTTATTGGAACAACATCTACAACTGTTGTCGATTTTTCTAATACACCAACACCTATAAAGGTAGTAAACGGCGCTCAGACGGAAATAGGGCTTACCAGCAATTCTGGAACAGTTACGGTTACTGGAAATAATGGTGGCGGCGGTGGCGGTGGCGGAAATGAAAATCCGAATTTTACAGGATTTGGATTGGCGATTGAAGATGTCAGTGCTAACCAAGGGGATCAGATTTGCTTAGATGTGGTTGCCTACAATTTTAATAGTATCCTTGGTATGCAATATACCATTAGTTATGACCAGTCCAAATTGCAGTTCAGCTCTATTGCAAATACAAATCTTGCCGGTTTAAGTGCCAATTCTTTTGGCAATCCCACACCGGGTAAAATCACCTTGTCTTGGTCTGATCCGAATGCTGTAGGGGTTTCTGTAGCAGATGGGACGGTTATTTATGAGGTGTGTTTTAATGTCTTGGGAACCACTTCTACAACGGTAACTTTTACAAGTTCTCCAACGATCATCGAAATTATTGACTCGGGCTTAAATGAAATTAGCTTTGAGAAAAATGATGGTGTTGTCACGCTGAATGGCGGTGGCGGCGGTGGTGGCGGTGGTGGTAACACTGGACCCTCTTTCACAGGATTCGGTGTTGTCATAGAAGATACTGCTGCAAATCAAGGCGACAAAGTTTGCCTGGATGTAACGGCGTATGATTTTGTAAATATATTGGGAACACAGTTTACCATTAATTATGATCCCGGTCGATTACAATTTGTAGAAATTGCAAATCCCAATTTGGTAGGGCTTTCTTCCGGCGCCTTTGGCAACCCTTCTCCAGGAAATCTAACTTTTTCTTGGTCTGATCCCAATGCTGTAGGTGTTACAGTACCTGATGAAACGGTTATTTTCCAAATCTGTTTTAATGTTTTGGGTAATAATACGAGCACAACGGTCAGTATTTCTGGTACACCTACAGGTATTGAAATCATTGATAGTGGATTAAATGAAGTTCCGTTCAACTATGATAGTGGTACGGTTACCATTAGCGACAATGGTTCGGGACCGGGTTTTGAGGGGTTTGGAATTATTGTAGGGGATAAAAGCTTACAAGAAGGAGATTCTTTTTGTGTGCCAGTTAGTGTACAAGAATTTGTAGGAATACTTGGTATGCAGTTTACCATTTCCTATAATGCCACAGAATTGCAACTAGACCAAATAACGGGATTTAACCTTAATGGTTTGGCCGCAGCCTCTTTTAATTCTAGTACGCCTGGTACTATCCGATTTACATGGGATGATCCTAACGCAACTGGAGTGACTTTAAATCCTGCCGACGATCCGAATACGATATTCGAATTGTGCTTCACCGTTATTGGAACCAATAGTTCTCAGATTTGTATTGTAGATACACCTGTGGCAGTTGAAATCACAGCTTCCGATCTAACGGTTATTACGCCAACCCTCATCTGCGGTAATATTCTGGTAGGAGAAGATCCTCCACCAACCGTTACCGCTACCATTACAGGCGTTAGTTGCCCGGGAGAAAATAATGGATCTATTGCATTACAAGTGAGTGGTGTAGGACCTAACTACAGCTACCAATGGAGTATTCCTGGCCTAGGAAATGCCAATACAGCAAGTGGACTTTCTGCAGGAAATGTAACCGTTACGGTCACCGATAATGGGACCAACCTGCAAACCATAGAAACATTTACGGTGCCCAGTCCTGCTGCTATGAACATTACCCCTACGATAAAGCATGCAAGTTGCTCAGATGCTACAGATGGTAGTATCAGCCTTGCGGTTACTGGGGGAACTGGGCCATTTACCTACAATTGGTCTCCTACAGGGACGAATACAAGTCAAAATACGGGGCTTGCATCTGGTGTTTATAATGTAACGGTTACAGATAGGAATTCCTGTGTTACAACTGCTGGGCCTTTTATCGTTGAAAGCCCTTCTGCGATTAACATTAGCGTTATTTCTGTACAAAATGTGCAATGTGCGAGCGACCAAACGGGCGCCATTGCTATTGCAGTAAATGGAGGTACACCACCATACAGTATTAATTGGAATGGCAACCTTCCTGATAATACAACAACGCAAAGTGGATTATCTGCCGGCAGCTATTCCGTCGTGGTTTCGGATGCAAACAACTGTTCTAAAAGCTTGAATAATATCAATATCTTAAGTGCATTCGATCCTATTGTGATCAGCTTGAGTCTTACCCCTATTCCAAATACGGCTGGGGGAACTGGTTCTATAAATGCTTCTATTTCGGGCGGTACCGGCCCTGGAACCTATGGATTTTCTTGGACAGGACCGGGAGGGTTTACCTCAGCTTCTGAAGACCTTAACAACCTCACCGGCAAAGGGGAATATTGCCTTCAAGTGACAGATAACAATAACTGTGTAGAGACGATTTGTGTAAATCTTGGTAATTTATTGGAAATCACTTCCTTTAATATTGTAAAAGCTTGTGAAAATACCTGTAATGGTGCTGTAAATATATCAACAGTGGGTGGCCTTACCGGTGGGAGTGCTACCTTTGCATGGCAACGGGTCGGCGAAAACCCTGTAATCAGCTCTGTTGAAGATTTGACCAATGTATGTGCCGGTACCTATCGGGTAACCATTGTGAAAGATGGCCAAGAAGTAACGGGTACATTTGAGGTAACTAATTTCGAATTGGATATTCAAGCGACTACAACTCCTTCTACCAACAATACGAATGGAACCATTTCTATCAATATATCAGGTGGAAATTCAGGTTATAGTATTGTATGGGATAATGGAGATACAGGTCCAAATGCCAATGAACTTCCTGCGGGAGAAATATGTGCTACGATCACGAGTAATGCAAATGGTTGTGCTACGCAGGAATGCTTTATTATCCCTTCCCTCCCATTTACCTTGTCAGGAATGAATGTAACTGAAACAACCTGTAGCGGAAGAGCGGATGGTCTAATTGCCATCGTTGTAGTAGGCGGTATTCAGCCTTATTCGCTTTCGGTTGCCGGGCGGCCAGCACTTAGCCAAACGAATGCTGCTGGCACCTTCAATTTGGTCGGTTTAGCATCGGGCTCTTATAATATTACAGTTAAAGATGCCCTTGGTTCCGAATTGACGCCCGTAGCCGTTGTTCCAGATGTAGCGCCTATTGCCGTAGACTGGGAAGTTGTAAATGATACAGAGGACCCCGGAGGATCAGGTTCAATTACATTGGATATTGCCGGCGGTCGGGCACCCTATTCAATAGGTTGGAATATTCCGGTGAATGGCCCCCAACCTATTCAGTTGGCTTGTGGAACTTACACGCCTATTATTGAAGATGCCAATGGTTGTGTTAAAGACGGTATCGAAATAGAGGTGTTGTGTTTTACTGAAGAGGCTACAACTGCAAATGTATCTTGTCCAGGTGATACAGATGGATCACTAAGTATCGCATTGACCGGAGCTGCACCTTACCAATTCAAATGGAAAAACCTAAGTACAAACGAAAATTTTGAGGCAGGTGAAAACCTGACAGATTTGGCCGCAGGAAACTATTCCGCTACCATAACGGATAATTCAGGTGCCGTATTGATTAGAACCTATGTGATAGGAACGCAATCTGGACTAAGATTTAATACCTTAGAAACCGTATCTTCTTTTAACGGATTTGCCGTTAGTTGTAATTATGCCAGTGATGGTGTTTTGCGTGCAGTAGGTGGCGGCAACCAAGGACCACTTAGCTATGAATGGTTGAACGAAGATGGCGCCGTTGTCAGCTCAGCTTCTACTTTTAATTCAGCATCTCCGGGCGTTTATACGATTAGGGTTTTTGATGATGTTTGTGTGCTTGAAGAGACGATCGAGGCAAATGCCCCAGCGCCACTCGCTGTAGAAGCGATTAACCTAAAAGGAATTAGCTGTGCTGATGAATTTGATGGCCAAATCAACGTATTGGCAAGTGGCGGAATTAGTCCTTATATCTACCGATGGAGTAGCAACGACTTTGGTGATGAGGCCCGTTTCCTCGGTGCAGGTGATTATACTGTTACCGTTACAGACAAAAACAATTGTGTAGATGCATCTACTTTCACCATTGCGGAACCGGCACCATTAGAGGTAGTAGTCGAGACAGAGCCTGAAACAGAAAACTGTAATGGGGCCGCAAGGGCCATCGTTACAGGAGGTACAGAACCTTATTCCTACAACTGGATAAAACCGGCAGGCTTGAATACGGCACAGATTGCGGGCCTTTGTAATGGTACCTACTTTGTGGAAGTAACAGATGCCAATGGTTGTACCTCTGCACAAGGGGAGGTTGCCGGAGTGGTTAAAGATAAACGCTTCCCATGTTTTGAAGATAGGGTAGTATTGACACCCGATGGAGATGGACTCAATGACGCTTTAATTATTTTCTGCTCGGATGAATATCCTCAAAATCATATTGAGATTTATAATCGCTGGGGACAATTAGTCTATGAGGAAGATAATTATGATTGTACGGAACTTGGTGGAATGAATTGTTTCGCTGGTGAGACCATTCGAGGAGAAGCCTTACCGGAAGGGGCCTATTATTGGGTACTCCAGTATGTAGATACGAATGGAGATAATATCCAAATGAAAGGTTCATTGACGATCTTGAGAGAGTAA